Part of the Hevea brasiliensis isolate MT/VB/25A 57/8 chromosome 16, ASM3005281v1, whole genome shotgun sequence genome is shown below.
ttaatttaaagttaaatttaatatattttataaatttgaaaagaatcagataattttttaaatagttatttaataatatttaagggTGAAGAAGGAATATGGAATGGAAGTGTCTTGTACAAAATTCTCTGTGACCATACCATTACCAAACGAGTTGGCTCCTTTAAAATGTATGAGAACATTAGCTTTCTCAAGGAATGGTGATGAACTCCTTTGCAAGTCAAATGTCTTAGCCCTTGAAATCAAAATAATtggttttggtcaatttctgtAATTGACCTGACTTGATGGACCTGTCACTGTTGATATGATTTTGTACCAAAATACAGAAAAAAAAACATGGCAgtacaaaataataaataaaaagtcTTCAATCTTTCTCAGGCTTGAAAATCAATTTTGTCATTTAAATCATAAAAGCATTGATTCATCATTCATGTGCTTTCTCTTCACCAACTCTTTACTCTTCTGTCCTTTTCCTCCCCTTCAATAGTCAGACTCCCaaatctttctttctccttctctcactgttttctttaattttcctttggAATAATTAGTCTGCAAGAGTTAAATAAAGGATGCAAGAGATGTAACCTTTTGTACTATCATTCACACAAGTCTAAGAAGATCCCATGCTTTGCTATATAGGAATATTCACAAAAGGGAATATTTTTTATATACTGACATGCAAAGGTTCATTTCGCTTTAAAGCTTAATCCAATCCAACCATAAACAATTTCTTTAGCTTAAGATAATTTGCCACTTTCATGGTTGTTTAAGTTGAagcattaatattataaaaaaaaaaaaaaacataagaaaaagaaatttctaactaaaatttgAGCTCAAAACTTCATAAATTTTGAGATAATTTAAATATCAAACCAAGAGTTCCTTTTAGTtttgatatgattttaattatGTTATACTCCGTTCATTTatgtttgattaaatttaataatatttttaaaatgtaaaaaattaattattttatctaaaaccatattaaatttatttagtttaattcAAAAAGACTATAGTTAAATTCGAATTTGGTTGATTCGATGCAAATTTAGATAAACTCTTGTCTAAATAGACCTACAATTAACTCACGATATTAATAACTATTATAGCTTCACCAAATATTGATGATGAGtttcgatatatatatatattacgatGAGaggttaaaaaattatttttttaaaaaaatatctaatttaaatattcataaaaacaattaaaaaaataaatttaattattttaagtttttattaataaaatgttttaaatttaattttcagttattttttaatatatttaattaatacatttaaagaaatatttttttaaataatattttcaaaaatcaATACTAAACAACACTATAGCAATTGGGCCAAAAATCACGTTGGATTAAAAGCCCAACCCAAACGTgtaaaattagttttttttttttttaaaaagagaaaaaaaaaaagatttttttttatttaaaaaggaaaaaaaattaaaatagcccTCCAGGGCTGAAAAACATAACAAAATAGAAAagactttaaattaaatttaaaaaaaaaaactaaaaaaagcgactaaaaaaagaaaaataaaaaagggtACGACACACCACGAGTGACTAAAAGCGCGTGGAAACCGCATATCCCTTTTCTACCTTTTTATACGCCTTGGCTCATACCCAACCAGTGAAGTGCTCCTCCGTCCTCAGATCTCTATTAGTCAGCACTCAAAATATCTCCATCTTACGCTCCAGAACTAACGCATACATACACTCGAGAGAGTAAGTAAAAATATAACTGCCGAGCCTAACTCCGAACTAAGAGGCTCGGGTCCGAACTTAAGGCTGGGAATGAGCgaatttttttccccttttttccTCCATATTTTAAAAGCTTAAAATATAATTAGATGAGATTATAATTTTTGGACAGTCGGTGTATCTATCGATAGCTCCGCTCCTCTATCCTCGGCTCTCTGGTCCGAATTTCCTAAATTTCTCTCACTACTGTGTGCTTCGTTTTCTATAGAGAGAAGGAAGGCGTTCAGCtgagagcttttttttttttttttttggaaaaatgaattgaaattttgagctTAAAAGCCAAAAGAAATAAACATATTATACCAAAACTTTAGCAATTTTTTGGCTTCTTTTTTTGACAAGTCCATTAAGAAAACGGCACGCCGTTTACTTCATTGTTCGTCTCTCCTCCTCTTTGTGTCAAAGAACCCTAAATTCTCGCTTCCTCAAATCACACACACTGTCAAGTTTGGTAAGCACTTTTGGTGCTTCTGCTTGGGGGCCTTCTGGTTCTTTGGTAATTGTACTTCTTTCAACTGGAAGTGAGTAAGTTTAGTGTTAATTCTGTTTTTTTCCTTCTTAATTGTGCTGAAATTAGCTCGGAAATGTTTTCTCTTACATGGCTGTTTTGAGGAGGGGGCGAGGGGTGGGTTGGCTGTTTTGTTTAGGGTTTTCTAAAGTTTGGGAGTTTGGTTTTAATCTGCTCTACTTCTATATTATCATGCTATGAATTTTGCTTCTCTTTGTGTTTTGTTAATTTACACTTGAGGGTATCTTCAATTCCATAGCTTGAATAAGTTTGCTAacttctgaatagatccttctgctttTTTTCATTGCTTCTGTGTTTTTGGGTAAGTGTTTGCTTTTtggttagattttatttttatttctgcgCGAGTATTTGCTTTGAATGCTATACTTATGCAGTATCTTCAAAGGTCGCTTTGCAATTAaacggagaaaaaaaaaattcatgagtTGAAACTGAGTTGGCATGGTGTCCATTTGGTTACCAAGAAACTTAACGCGAGTTCTTTTAAGATTCCCACGTTATAATTTTTATGTCTCCTAAGGACCCAAACGAAAAATTACAGATTCTTTTAGAACACTCGTTGATGGAATGCTTGACTGTGTTACTGCAAGTTTTTTTGGGTCTGCCCGTGTTTATGTTTGCTGTAAATGCTGTTTATTGACCTGTGGTTTTAGTAAGCGTTAAGGAATGTTGTTTGATTTATTGAGTATCCACTTTTATGGCCTGCAAGCTGTGCTCTAGCATCTTTTTTTCCTTGCAATTTTTTCATGTATATGTTTCTAGTTTTCTTACAACTTTTCTAGCTTCATTCATTTGAACCAACTTTTGCAGGATGACAATTTGAGGTGTCATTTGGAGTGGTCTGACTAAATATCGATCATATGTATGGATAGAACTACTTTTTACCCAAAAAATTAGgtgaaaagatttttttttttaatgcctgGTGACGAACTTGAAGAGGGGATCTGCAATCTATATGACCTAGACAACTCTTCTCAGTGGCAACTATCTCAAGCTGTTGGCGGCAATTGGCCATTAGTTGATTTCAATCAGTGGGTTGGAAAGCCAACACAGATTGGGGCACCACAGAATTTCAACCTGAAAAACTACAACTTACGGCAATTTGGTATAGATGATATACACTGCTTATGATATTATCTTTTAGCCTATCATCTTAATTGCTTGTTATAATCGGTAAAATATTTACACTGCTTCCTGATACAGCAAAAGTAATTTCCCTTTTTTGTCttgaaatgagaaaaggaaactTTTGGTTTATGAAACTCCATTTATTAATGGCAGTTTGAGAGATTTCTTTCATGCTTATGTGAATTCATGCTATGATTTTTTTGGTATTTGCAGATTCTGTGACAGGAAATCATGTTGAGTCTCTATGTGTGGCATTTGATCAAAACTATATGCAACTAACTCCAACACTAGGGCATTCTAAGAGTCTCACCATTAACAATCCACTGAATACAAATGAATTTTTGCATGGATGCCAGAACTTCATGTCAAATCAGAACCAGCCAGGAATTTTCAGTGAAAGCACCTGTTATGACCAGCGAACTTTGACTTCAAGAGGCTTTCCTATCTTTAAATCACAACCAGAAAATGAGTGTGCAGACAGTCCCACCTTGACAACAAACTCTGAAAGGTCAGAGATTACTGAAGCTTCTAGTGATTTCAACTTTCTTAGAGGGCAGCATCAATTTGTGAGGGACCTGCAGCTGAGTGCTCCACAGCCTCAACCAATGCATCAGCCTGGTTTTAATGACATGCAATTGTTGCAGCAGCACATGATGTTCAAGCAGCTGCAAGAATTTCAGAGACAGCAGCAGCTTCAGCAACTAGGTGATTTGAGGCAACAGAGCTCCTTAACCCAGTTTTCTGCTATTTCTAGACAGGAAGCTGGGGGTCAGTTTTCACCTCTCATCAGTGGAACACCTGTTCATGATGCGCCACAAATGCTTAAGAATTGGATGCAGCGAGGCGCATCTCCTGCTGCTCAAGGAGTGTCTAATAAAGTTGTATTCTCCCAAGAGCAAGGTCAGGCTTTAAGTTCTGCTGGTTTTGCTCCTCAGCAGCTTGATGTCTCTTTATATGGTACTCCTATTTCTAAAAACATGAGTCAATATCCTCATCTCCAAGGATCATCTCATGATTCTGTCAATTTGTTGGCCAAAGCTACTGTTCAAGTACAAAAGTCAATAATGCAGTCTGCTGAGTTTGGCAATCCCTTTGCAGGAGATCATTCTTCCAGTTCTCTAGATCTGGTGGGCTTATCCCAAGGGGCTTTGATATCTAAGCAGGAACTTCCGATGAAAAATAATTTTGGACAAGTTCCTGTTCAGGGTTTAAATAGTGGAGTTTTTCCAGGAAATCTTCTGGAGGGTAATACTCCACAGGGCAATACATCTGTGAAGGAATTGGATGGGAAACAAGATCAAGCTGGTTGGCCTGCAATGCAGCAAACAAAACAACTCGGTACTTCTCAGGGTTTGGTTCCTCTAGATCCCATGGAAGCCAAGATTTTGTACAATATGGATGAcaacatttgggatacttttggAAGCCGCCCCGAGAAAGGTTCTGGAGGCTTTGGCAACAGATTGGAACATCCAGACTCATCTTATGCATTTCCTTCAATTCAGAGTGGGAGCTGGAGTGCACTTATGCAGTCTGCTGTGGCAGAGGCTTCTAGCAGTGATACTGGCGTGCAGGAGGAGTGGAGTAGCTTGACTTTTCAAAACACAGAGCACTCAACTGATAACCAAATTTCAAACTTCGTGGACAGTGAGAAGCAACAGACTGGCTGGATTGATAACAACTTGCAGAGTACCTCCTCCTTCAGTTCAAAACCTTTTCCTACAATTTCTGATTCTGGCATGAGCTCTAGCTTCCCTGGCTTTCAACAACCAGGAATCCAATTATCAGTTGAACAGAAAGAGGATATTTGCCGGGATGGCTCTCATGAGTCGATTGAGAATTACAACCCTCAACAGAAGACATCAATTGACGAAAAGGTTCAAACATTTATGCATTCAGATAATGCATGGAGTGGACAAATGTTTGATCACTCACAAAGTGCTGCACAGCATCAGAAAGTATCCTTGAGTGATATATCTATGCCCAAAGGCAGTGAGAGCATGGTAAAAAGTCAACATCAGATGAGTAATGGCCCTCATGTTGCACTTAACTCTTGTGTTGGAGTCAATGAAACAGACAAAAAGAAGCAGACTTGCCACCAAAGAGAAAATTCTAATGACTACTCAAGAGTCTCGGGTGGTCATGGACAAGGACATCTTGAGCAGTTAAAGTTTTTTGGTAATATTTCCAGCAGCTTAATGAATGTAGATAAGGTGAATGAGCTTCCTGTATTCATCAAGGATAATTATTCTGGTTGCTTCTTTCTAATCATTAATTAGTAATATATTCTGTTTCTTATCAGGCATTCTTACCTGATTTTCAAGGAAATTCAAGTGTATCAGAGGAGTTACCTTCTGGAGTTGATCATGGATCTAATGCATCTACTGCCTTCAATAGATCAGTTCTCCCCGACGTTTCAAATGTTTCTGCTCAGACAAGGTAGTTGGTTGTGAATGCTTGTGATAAACTGGAAGCTTATAATTTGTGTTTAATCTTGTTATTATTACTGATTATCATCTTTCttcactctgtcaaaattttttagCAAAATTTAGTCCTAAAAGTTGGTATTTTTTGAGTCTGAAGCTGTTCATGTGTCCCATTTATTCAAATGCTGTCCATACTTAAATATCTAATGGAATCTTTGACTAACATGAACATGGCAGTGAACATATGCTTGAGCTGTTTCACAAGGTTGACCAATCAAAGGATGATAGCTCCACAAAACAATTTGGCTCCGCTAATGGCAGTCCTTTGACTGAAATGCCTGGAGCAGATTCCCATGATACATCTGTTTCTCAAATTTACGCTCAGTCTTCTGCTTCCCCAGCTTTTGGTTTGAGGTTGGCCCCTCCATCTCAAAGGTTGGCCAATTCAAACAGTTTTCTCTTTCCTCCAGGTTTACCACAGACTATAAACAATCTGAGTCCTAGGCAAGTTAATCCTGGACTGGAAGAGAAAAATCAGGCTTGGTTAACTCCTCCATTTCAGTCCTCACCTCCTTCACATGAGCTGGCTCAAAGAACACAACGGGAAAACAAATCAGGTACTCTGGGTCATAAAAGCTTCTCTCCGTATGTGAATATGCTGGGAAACTCTGTTGCATCATTTTCACTGAGTCCTACACAAATAAGAAACCAACTTCAAATGCGTCCCTTGTCCAGTGTACCTGTATCATCACAATCGTTGCAGGCAACCTTACCTGGTGCAACTGGCAGATTCCCACCTTTTAACCAAGCCCCTTCTCAAGATGCTTCGCAACAGATGCAAACCAATCCTGTTTGTCAACAATTTCCAGTTTTGGAGGCTGCCCCAGTATCACAGCCATCAGTAATGTCACAACAGATTGAAAATTCAGCAAGGCCATACAATGTATGGAGAAATGTACCAAGTCAGCGACAACCATTTGGTATGGAACCTCTTAAGTTCTCCAATTTCCCTTGCTCCATGGATTCAACAAATAATAATACGATAATCACTTCATGGGCTCCACATGGATCAAATGATCAAAATTCCATAAAAGGTGGATATAAGTCATCAGATATTGGTGCTTCTTCTAATTCACAAGGCTTTGACCATGGGGAAGAGCATCTGGGAAAAGAGATGTTGCAACAGCGAATGTCATATAAGATGCTTGATACTTCTCATAAAGGTGGTGTATCTCAAGGGCCGGAGACTGTTTCTGATGCAACTGCTCTCACGTTTGGCGCATTGGTGTCTCACGCTCAGCAGCAGGACCTTGATAAAGTAAGGCATAGCAACGACCTTGCTCAAGTTTCTtctaaaagaaatattgaatcctTAAGCCATTCACATAATGACCTCCGCAATTACTCTCTTTTGCACCAAGTGCAGGCGATGAATAGTGGTGCAGACAGTGCTTTGGATGTTCAACGTGCTGCTGCTTTGGGGGGACAGCATTTACATGATATCATTTCAAGGTTCAGACACCCTGTGGATGGTAAATCAAATTCAACATCACAAATCAGATCATTTCCATCTGGTGATAACCAAGTGCTTGGCTTCTTGGGAGATGCAAGAGATGGTCCAACTGTAAAAGCTCCGCAGCAGCCTGCCCTTGAATCTAGAAATTCTGGGGAAATGGTCACATTTGGTTATAATAACACTCATACTCAATCTAGCAGCAGCAATGTGCCATCTAATCATACAGATCATGGCCATGTTAATCTGCATATGGAACCCTCCTGTTTTAAGCAATATGAAGCTCTTAGAAATGGACAGGTGGTGCCAATGCTTGATGCTAGACTTGCAAAAGCTGTAGCCTCACAGTTCTCTCTTGGAAAGCCTTCTCAAAATATTCTTAGCTCTTTGGAGCAGTTAGATGCTGCTGATGCTGGTCAGGGTGGCAGGGTTTGGCCAAGTAGTCAACAGTTGTCATCCCCATATATGTTACCTTCAGAAGTCACCAATCAAGTGGCTATTATGAGAACAAAGAAGCGAAAAGTCACAACATCTGAGCTTCTACCGTGGCATAAAGAGGTGACTCGAGATTCCAAAAGGCTTCAAAATATCAGGTGCTTGCTAATATCCATGTCTATGTGGGTTGTAATTTTTTCCCCTCTGCTTTTCTTTGGTTTTATATTACCTAAATTGGGATTTAGTTCCTTTTACTGTTTGATCTGTTGATGACAAGGTATCGGTTTTGTAGTGTGGCAGAACAAGACTGGGCACAAGCCACAAACCGGCTGACTGAGAAGGTGTGCTTCTAGTAACAAGCTTCATGCAATTATTATTTTGTCTCACTGTCAACTGtttttaatttccttattttaaATTGGCAGGTAGAAGATGAGGTTGAAATGATTGATGATTTGCAGCCAATGCAACGATCAAAGAGAAGGCTTATGTTAACAACACAGCTTCTACAGCAGTTGTTTCATCCTCCACCAGCATCCATTTTATCTGCAGACTCTGCTTCAAGCTATGATATCATATCATACTTCATTTCTAGATTATCACTGGGAGATGCATGTAGCCTTGCTTACTGCTTGAGAAATGAGTTTCTTGCGCTTGTAAACAACAGTAATGTGTGAGTGTTATTTTTCAATATCTGTAAGAAATTAAGTTCagcaaaaaaataaagaatactATTTTTTACTTGCAAAGGAGTGTGGTTTTGACTAGGATGTTTTTCCCATCCAAAACTTATATTCTCTCAATTCTTTTGCCCAGGAATTCTGAAAGAAGGGGTGAACAACAATTTTTGGCAGTTGTGGAAGAGTTCATTGATAAAGCGAAGAAACTAGAGAATGACTTCCAAAGGTATGAGCATGTTTTGCTAGTCATAAGAACACTTTGTGACCCTTCTGGTAATCCATGATATAAACTGATGATTTGACTCCATGTGCACAGTTTCCTCTAAATGTGTTCTATTTGATAATGCAGATTGGACAAGACAGCATCAGTTGTAGACATAAGAGCAGAGTTTCAAGAGTTGGAAAGGTTTGCTGTCATTAatcgttttgccaaatttcatgtTCGGGGACAAATAGATGCTTCTGGAACCTCAACTTCTGGTTCTCTGAAGCCACTTCCGCAGAGACACATCACAGCATTTCCTATGCCTCGAAATCTACCTGAGGGGGTACAATGTCTTTCACTGTGACTATCAACCATTTATCACAAACTGACTCTTCTCTTCTTCTGCATTCTGCATTCCATAGTGTTACCTGTGCCCTTACCGACATGACTTTGTTAACTTGAAACACTGGCATGCGAGGAGTGATGCAAAATGAAATGGACAGATCAACTCCAAGTAACCAAGGCCGCATATTCATTTGGAATTAAGGTCATTGATTGTCATTTTTGAGAAAGTATATATTGTTTCTTGTATATGTTAATGAAATTCCAAGGAGAATAGGGAGTATTCAAATTAACTTTTTATAGAGCAAGAGGATCAGTAGCGTGGATGTTCTCTAGTGTTTGTTACATAAATTAGTTAAATTTAGCTTTTATATAATCTGTGGCTGCATTTGTTTAGCAATATCCTGGTAGTATTCTCTCTCCCTTCTCCTTCCCCCCTCCCCctccttcccccccccccccctcctttattttttttttttttatttaacctcCTTTTCAGGTCTTTCCTGATATAAGCTGGTAGAACAGGAGAGCGAGATCTTGATGACATTGGTGAAGATTTTCATTTAGCTGAAATTGCACAAGTCTTTGGATTTCTCACAGGAGCTTCCACTAAGGAGTTGGTTACCCTAGTTTAATTGGATTTTGATGGTAGTGGGGGCAAAAGGCAAAAGCTTTCCATGGCTTGGACACTTCTTAAAGCGATCCTACCTTGTCACATGTATGTGTTGTTACCTTGAATTTGAATTTTATTGGGGCACCAAAAAGATCTCACTGAAAAGGATGCAGAAACTTCTACAACTTTATATAACATTTGTTTCCTTTGAAAAGTACAAGGTATCAGACATTGATTCTATTGCCGCTGAATGTCCCCAGAGGATGATATGATGCATATGATGGAGTAAAAGACAAGAAAAGCCTTTTCATGACAAAAAAGCAAGTTATTTTTGGGTTGGGAGGATGATaagtactctttttttttttcataaaattgacTGAAAGTGACACGTCAGTTGTTTTCTGATATTGTCGTCTTAATAACTAATTTGTGTCCACCGTGTCAGTATCAGTATCAGTATCAGTATCTGATCCCCCATTCATGATTGAGAACGTGATGTGAGAGAGCATCAAAGGTGAATAAAGAACAAACAAAAAATTCTTTTCCTAAGTACAAGACTGGTTAGTTATACATAAATAATTACCCTTTGTGGGGTTGGCTATAAATATGCCACAGGACCTCCAATTGCTGCCAGCCCAAGAAGCCCTAGCTGACAGTGTCAGTGGGGTGTGCTCATGTTTCCAAACAGCCAAACAttctttaatgaaaattaattataagaaaaaaaaaaactacttttTAAGTTTAGTTCACCATCATCTTCATAGGGAGCGAGTGCCTTTCTGCTGAGTCCCAGGGATCACCCTGGCCATGGCCTGCCCAATGATAATTCTGGATTTTGTATTTGTGATAATTCTGTGACGGTGAAGTTGTTTTGTGGTGAGTGGTTCTTTAATTTGTTAATATGAAGACAAGATTTCTTGACTGCCAAGCCTCCTCTCTGTGTAAGACTCCTCGGGCTTTCCTTGCCCATTCTTTAACACAATCGTAAACGGATGACAAGATAAGTCTCAAAACAACTCCAAGGAGTCCAAGAAGATGCATAATAGTCTCAGCTATTGCAAGGATTGCAAGAGGAACACTGAAAGTTATTCTCGATCACTCAACAGAGGACTCAATCTGCTCCCAATGTGGTTTGAGAACCATGAAGATCGCAATCGTGCTGGCGCCGCCCCTGATCCTCTCTTAACCCAAGGAAACCTGTCAGTCGTGGTGGTGGTGCTAATTCTGAGGTTATGGCTAGAAACTGGAGGACCCATTCCCTGATGAACCCTGACAAGGCTCTCACCCACCTAGGGCTTTGGCGCCATAGCTTCAATGGCAGATGGCCTAACCATTGTCACAACGGTGAATTCTAGGGCTTCTGAGATATACAAGAAtggggttgaaaaaaaaaaaaaaaaaaaaaaacaccttgCAGAGTCAGGAGTCGGAACGTTTTACTGGCTGCTTGCTTGTTCATCGCCTCTAGAATGTAAATCTCCGAGTACATTAAAGGAGATATGTAAGGAAGGAGATTAGTAGAGCAGTAGAGGTTATAAAGAAACATGTGGAGGTTGACACTGGGACTTTGCATGCTAGTGAACTTTTGAGACGGTTCTGTTCTAATCTTGGCATGAAAAATCAAGCCATGAAAGCTGTTCAACAAGCAGATGAAAATTCTGAAGAGATTGACATCAGAGGGAACCCAAAATCCATCTCGGCAGTCATTGGTACATAATCTCTAAGCTTTCAGAAGGAAAGTGCCTCTTGGAGGTCTGAATTTTCTCTGACACATACTTTATTCTTTTACACAAACCGTCatatatttgcatattattgattTTAGAGAAGACCCCCTGATTTTAACATAGAAAATTTCCCATGAAAAATCTTTTCTTGAATCATTATGAGAATAGCTTTCCTTGAATTTGGATTTTGAACTCAGAAAATCTACCAAACGAAATATTTTCTTGAGTCATTACAAACACAACCTCCTTTAATTGGGATTCTTTTACAAAAATAATAGACCATCTGATTTTGAAGATGGAGATTTTCCCAAAAGaaatgttttcttgaatttgaacATTCCTTGAATTGGGATTTCTCTGTACATTTAAAGAGCTTTTTTTTTCTCACAAAATTGATAGGAAAACAAAATCTTGTTTTAAGTCATAATACGTTAGATTTCTACATATAATTAAGAAGGCAATAAAGAGGGAGAGGAGTGCATGGAACTCTTAATTTATGGTATGGATACTGATTGTGTCTTCTTTCATAGATTTAACTGACAAATAAAGACAATGCAGATATTGCAATTTTGGCTAGAGTTGCAGAAGGAAAAATCAAGAAGTCATATAAGGGTATGCATCCTCATGCTTCAAGGCTCATACCCAATTAATATGCCAAGGAGGAGCTCATTCACAAACATTGTCAAGCTTCAATTTGTGGTGCCACAAGTTTCTGTTTAAGCTCAAGCTCAATTAATTGGATTAAATTTCCATAATTGaggaacattttttttttcttcaaatggCTATAATTGAATAGGGATTAGGATTGGTTAATGGAATTGTTCAGTCACAA
Proteins encoded:
- the LOC110658902 gene encoding uncharacterized protein LOC110658902 isoform X1, with translation MPGDELEEGICNLYDLDNSSQWQLSQAVGGNWPLVDFNQWVGKPTQIGAPQNFNLKNYNLRQFDSVTGNHVESLCVAFDQNYMQLTPTLGHSKSLTINNPLNTNEFLHGCQNFMSNQNQPGIFSESTCYDQRTLTSRGFPIFKSQPENECADSPTLTTNSERSEITEASSDFNFLRGQHQFVRDLQLSAPQPQPMHQPGFNDMQLLQQHMMFKQLQEFQRQQQLQQLGDLRQQSSLTQFSAISRQEAGGQFSPLISGTPVHDAPQMLKNWMQRGASPAAQGVSNKVVFSQEQGQALSSAGFAPQQLDVSLYGTPISKNMSQYPHLQGSSHDSVNLLAKATVQVQKSIMQSAEFGNPFAGDHSSSSLDLVGLSQGALISKQELPMKNNFGQVPVQGLNSGVFPGNLLEGNTPQGNTSVKELDGKQDQAGWPAMQQTKQLGTSQGLVPLDPMEAKILYNMDDNIWDTFGSRPEKGSGGFGNRLEHPDSSYAFPSIQSGSWSALMQSAVAEASSSDTGVQEEWSSLTFQNTEHSTDNQISNFVDSEKQQTGWIDNNLQSTSSFSSKPFPTISDSGMSSSFPGFQQPGIQLSVEQKEDICRDGSHESIENYNPQQKTSIDEKVQTFMHSDNAWSGQMFDHSQSAAQHQKVSLSDISMPKGSESMVKSQHQMSNGPHVALNSCVGVNETDKKKQTCHQRENSNDYSRVSGGHGQGHLEQLKFFGNISSSLMNVDKAFLPDFQGNSSVSEELPSGVDHGSNASTAFNRSVLPDVSNVSAQTSEHMLELFHKVDQSKDDSSTKQFGSANGSPLTEMPGADSHDTSVSQIYAQSSASPAFGLRLAPPSQRLANSNSFLFPPGLPQTINNLSPRQVNPGLEEKNQAWLTPPFQSSPPSHELAQRTQRENKSGTLGHKSFSPYVNMLGNSVASFSLSPTQIRNQLQMRPLSSVPVSSQSLQATLPGATGRFPPFNQAPSQDASQQMQTNPVCQQFPVLEAAPVSQPSVMSQQIENSARPYNVWRNVPSQRQPFGMEPLKFSNFPCSMDSTNNNTIITSWAPHGSNDQNSIKGGYKSSDIGASSNSQGFDHGEEHLGKEMLQQRMSYKMLDTSHKGGVSQGPETVSDATALTFGALVSHAQQQDLDKVRHSNDLAQVSSKRNIESLSHSHNDLRNYSLLHQVQAMNSGADSALDVQRAAALGGQHLHDIISRFRHPVDGKSNSTSQIRSFPSGDNQVLGFLGDARDGPTVKAPQQPALESRNSGEMVTFGYNNTHTQSSSSNVPSNHTDHGHVNLHMEPSCFKQYEALRNGQVVPMLDARLAKAVASQFSLGKPSQNILSSLEQLDAADAGQGGRVWPSSQQLSSPYMLPSEVTNQVAIMRTKKRKVTTSELLPWHKEVTRDSKRLQNISVAEQDWAQATNRLTEKVEDEVEMIDDLQPMQRSKRRLMLTTQLLQQLFHPPPASILSADSASSYDIISYFISRLSLGDACSLAYCLRNEFLALVNNSNVNSERRGEQQFLAVVEEFIDKAKKLENDFQRLDKTASVVDIRAEFQELERFAVINRFAKFHVRGQIDASGTSTSGSLKPLPQRHITAFPMPRNLPEGVQCLSL
- the LOC110658902 gene encoding uncharacterized protein LOC110658902 isoform X2, which translates into the protein MPGDELEEGICNLYDLDNSSQWQLSQAVGGNWPLVDFNQWVGKPTQIGAPQNFNLKNYNLRQFDSVTGNHVESLCVAFDQNYMQLTPTLGHSKSLTINNPLNTNEFLHGCQNFMSNQNQPGIFSESTCYDQRTLTSRGFPIFKSQPENECADSPTLTTNSERSEITEASSDFNFLRGQHQFVRDLQLSAPQPQPMHQPGFNDMQLLQQHMMFKQLQEFQRQQQLQQLGDLRQQSSLTQFSAISRQEAGGQFSPLISGTPVHDAPQMLKNWMQRGASPAAQGVSNKVVFSQEQGQALSSAGFAPQQLDVSLYGTPISKNMSQYPHLQGSSHDSVNLLAKATVQVQKSIMQSAEFGNPFAGDHSSSSLDLVGLSQGALISKQELPMKNNFGQVPVQGLNSGVFPGNLLEGNTPQGNTSVKELDGKQDQAGWPAMQQTKQLGTSQGLVPLDPMEAKILYNMDDNIWDTFGSRPEKGSGGFGNRLEHPDSSYAFPSIQSGSWSALMQSAVAEASSSDTGVQEEWSSLTFQNTEHSTDNQISNFVDSEKQQTGWIDNNLQSTSSFSSKPFPTISDSGMSSSFPGFQQPGIQLSVEQKEDICRDGSHESIENYNPQQKTSIDEKVQTFMHSDNAWSGQMFDHSQSAAQHQKVSLSDISMPKGSESMVKSQHQMSNGPHVALNSCVGVNETDKKKQTCHQRENSNDYSRVSGGHGQGHLEQLKFFGNISSSLMNVDKAFLPDFQGNSSVSEELPSGVDHGSNASTAFNRSVLPDVSNVSAQTSEHMLELFHKVDQSKDDSSTKQFGSANGSPLTEMPGADSHDTSVSQIYAQSSASPAFGLRLAPPSQRLANSNSFLFPPGLPQTINNLSPRQVNPGLEEKNQAWLTPPFQSSPPSHELAQRTQRENKSGTLGHKSFSPYVNMLGNSVASFSLSPTQIRNQLQMRPLSSVPVSSQSLQATLPGATGRFPPFNQAPSQDASQQMQTNPVCQQFPVLEAAPVSQPSVMSQQIENSARPYNVWRNVPSQRQPFGMEPLKFSNFPCSMDSTNNNTIITSWAPHGSNDQNSIKGGYKSSDIGASSNSQGFDHGEEHLGKEMLQQRMSYKMLDTSHKGGVSQGPETVSDATALTFGALVSHAQQQDLDKAMNSGADSALDVQRAAALGGQHLHDIISRFRHPVDGKSNSTSQIRSFPSGDNQVLGFLGDARDGPTVKAPQQPALESRNSGEMVTFGYNNTHTQSSSSNVPSNHTDHGHVNLHMEPSCFKQYEALRNGQVVPMLDARLAKAVASQFSLGKPSQNILSSLEQLDAADAGQGGRVWPSSQQLSSPYMLPSEVTNQVAIMRTKKRKVTTSELLPWHKEVTRDSKRLQNISVAEQDWAQATNRLTEKVEDEVEMIDDLQPMQRSKRRLMLTTQLLQQLFHPPPASILSADSASSYDIISYFISRLSLGDACSLAYCLRNEFLALVNNSNVNSERRGEQQFLAVVEEFIDKAKKLENDFQRLDKTASVVDIRAEFQELERFAVINRFAKFHVRGQIDASGTSTSGSLKPLPQRHITAFPMPRNLPEGVQCLSL